In the genome of Actinomadura graeca, one region contains:
- a CDS encoding CbtB domain-containing protein, with protein MAQSAIPSATPSPRTEPAPLRVPVREILPWAVLAAVLGVVLIYFVGAEQGATSLFGGTWVHEFTHDGRHLLGFPCH; from the coding sequence ATGGCCCAGTCCGCCATCCCGTCCGCGACACCGTCCCCGCGGACGGAGCCCGCGCCGCTGCGCGTGCCGGTCCGCGAGATCCTGCCGTGGGCGGTCCTCGCCGCCGTCCTCGGCGTTGTCCTGATCTACTTCGTCGGCGCCGAGCAGGGCGCCACCTCGCTCTTCGGCGGGACGTGGGTGCACGAGTTCACGCACGACGGCCGGCACCTGCTCGGCTTCCCCTGCCACTGA
- a CDS encoding 3-isopropylmalate dehydrogenase, which yields MASRSIRLAVIPGDGIGPEVVSEGLKVLDAVASSGDLTFERTSYDLGAARWHRTGETLPDSVLEELRGQAVILLGAVGDPGVPSGTLERGLLLRARFELDHYVNLRPVRLYPGVATPLAGVTPEDIDMVVVREGTEGPYTGVGGVLRKDTPHEVATQESVNTAYGVERVIRYAFEVAASRPRRKLTLVHKDNVLTFAGDLYQRALKRVAAEFPQVTTDYCHVDAATMFFVSQPRRFDVIVTDNLFGDIITDLGAAVAGGIGLAASGNVNPGRTAPSMFEPVHGSAPDIAGQGKADPTATILSVAMLLDHVGAADAARRVERAVSDDLAERAALGARSTTQIGDAIAKRVSG from the coding sequence ATGGCTTCCCGCAGTATTCGACTGGCCGTCATCCCCGGTGACGGGATCGGCCCCGAGGTGGTCTCCGAGGGCCTGAAGGTCCTCGACGCCGTCGCGTCGTCCGGCGACCTGACGTTCGAGCGGACGTCCTACGACCTGGGCGCCGCGCGCTGGCACCGCACCGGCGAGACGCTGCCGGACTCGGTCCTGGAGGAGCTGCGCGGCCAGGCCGTCATCCTGCTCGGCGCGGTCGGCGACCCCGGCGTCCCCAGCGGCACGCTGGAGCGCGGTCTGCTGCTGCGGGCCCGGTTCGAGCTGGACCACTACGTCAACCTGCGGCCCGTCCGCCTGTACCCGGGGGTCGCCACCCCGCTGGCGGGCGTGACGCCCGAGGACATCGACATGGTCGTCGTCCGCGAGGGCACCGAGGGCCCCTACACCGGTGTCGGCGGCGTGCTGCGCAAGGACACCCCGCACGAGGTCGCCACGCAGGAGAGCGTCAACACCGCCTACGGCGTCGAGCGCGTGATCCGCTACGCCTTCGAGGTCGCCGCGTCCCGCCCGCGGCGCAAGCTCACGCTCGTCCACAAGGACAACGTCCTGACCTTCGCCGGTGATCTCTACCAGCGCGCCCTCAAGCGGGTCGCCGCGGAGTTCCCGCAGGTCACCACCGACTACTGCCATGTCGACGCGGCCACGATGTTCTTCGTCAGCCAGCCGCGGCGGTTCGATGTGATCGTCACCGACAACCTGTTCGGCGACATCATCACCGACCTCGGCGCCGCCGTCGCCGGGGGGATCGGCCTCGCCGCGTCCGGCAACGTCAACCCGGGCCGCACCGCCCCGTCGATGTTCGAGCCCGTGCACGGCAGCGCCCCCGACATCGCGGGCCAGGGCAAGGCCGACCCGACCGCCACGATCCTGTCGGTCGCCATGCTGCTGGACCACGTCGGCGCCGCCGACGCCGCGCGCCGTGTCGAGCGCGCCGTCTCCGACGACCTCGCCGAGCGGGCCGCCCTCGGGGCCCGCTCGACCACCCAGATCGGCGACGCGATCGCCAAGCGAGTATCCGGCTAG
- a CDS encoding LuxR C-terminal-related transcriptional regulator, translating into MGTTWPFTGRGATLDEVRELLGTGGGGRGVVVAGEAGVGKTRLAAEALRGLEPGRYRVVRVGATRAGARIPFGAFGHVLPARRPGTAVVNPLRWAADAVGAQGDPARLLLAVDDAHLLDPSSAALVHHLVVHERARVLATVRAGEAMPDPVLALWKDELARRLELEPLPAAETGAVLEAVLGGQVEDGTTRRLWRETRGNLLFLRELVLAGTAAGRLGQVRGVWRWKGDLPVSPRLGELVGARLGAVGPEELAVLEYVTFGEPVGVPVLAALTSPEAVERAEERHMIVCARRGRRLQAWLAHPLFGEVTRDRTPVLRARRRRAALADTVERTGMRRREDLLRVAVWRLDSGTAADPALALQACLRARGAYDLALAERFARAALDAGGGLEAALPLAGILYVTGRGEEGEALLESVAASPADRPRTDRERSRYATTRALGLVLALGRGDDALRLLDEARAGMTGRVELRDIDLLGARVHLLLGEFAQAREALGRVRSSGRLREDQAVHAIAAECLETAHAGRTGECLRLAGGLPRGAAGPRHEVSVVELDIACARMSALLFSGAAGRAETAGRGMIERFAGYGEWDLGVAGLLGHRAQVQRARGAVQDALRSCREGVARLGAGSGDGRTGFAGLCHGEMAHSAALLGDLPAAERALAEAARRTLPTYYLVDFPHRLAGTWVTLLRDGASAARDAALATAAEAAARGMHGYEMFALHDAVRLGDPGRAAARLAELAVRVDGPLVRACARHAASAVARDGDALDAVAEDFAGMGLLLHAAEAAAMAARAHRRAGAARASQASEIRAWGLARHCQGARTPALTGLAAPGLTERQLEVARLAAQGLGNREIAERLVLSVRTVANHLGAVYERLGVRDRGDLPAALTRDGPPAGPQVERPRRDRRPGI; encoded by the coding sequence GTGGGGACAACCTGGCCTTTCACCGGCCGCGGGGCGACGCTGGACGAGGTGCGCGAACTGCTCGGGACGGGCGGCGGCGGGCGCGGTGTCGTGGTCGCGGGGGAGGCCGGAGTCGGCAAGACCCGTTTGGCGGCGGAGGCGCTGCGGGGGCTGGAGCCCGGCCGGTACCGGGTGGTGCGGGTCGGCGCCACCCGCGCGGGCGCCCGCATCCCCTTCGGCGCGTTCGGCCACGTGCTGCCCGCGCGGCGGCCCGGGACCGCGGTGGTCAACCCGTTGCGGTGGGCGGCGGACGCGGTGGGCGCGCAGGGCGACCCGGCGCGGCTGCTGCTCGCGGTGGACGACGCGCACCTGCTCGACCCGAGCTCGGCGGCGCTCGTCCACCATCTGGTCGTGCACGAGCGGGCGCGGGTGCTCGCGACCGTCCGGGCCGGGGAGGCGATGCCCGACCCCGTCCTCGCGTTATGGAAGGACGAGCTGGCGCGGCGCCTGGAGCTGGAACCGCTGCCGGCGGCCGAGACCGGCGCGGTCCTGGAGGCGGTGCTCGGCGGGCAGGTGGAAGACGGCACGACCCGCAGGCTGTGGCGGGAGACCCGCGGCAACCTGCTGTTCCTGCGCGAGCTGGTGCTGGCCGGGACCGCCGCGGGACGGCTGGGGCAGGTGCGGGGCGTGTGGCGCTGGAAGGGCGACCTGCCGGTCTCGCCGCGGCTGGGGGAGCTGGTCGGGGCGCGTCTCGGCGCCGTCGGGCCCGAGGAACTGGCCGTCCTGGAGTACGTGACGTTCGGGGAGCCGGTCGGCGTGCCGGTGCTGGCCGCGCTCACCTCGCCGGAGGCCGTCGAGCGGGCCGAGGAACGGCACATGATCGTCTGCGCCCGGCGGGGGCGGCGGCTCCAGGCGTGGCTGGCGCATCCGCTGTTCGGCGAGGTGACCCGCGATCGCACGCCGGTGCTGCGGGCGCGGCGCCGGCGGGCCGCCCTCGCCGACACGGTGGAGCGCACCGGCATGCGCCGCCGCGAGGACCTGCTGCGCGTCGCGGTCTGGCGGCTGGACAGCGGCACCGCGGCCGACCCGGCGCTCGCCCTCCAGGCGTGCCTGCGGGCCCGCGGCGCCTACGACCTGGCCCTCGCCGAGCGGTTCGCGCGGGCGGCGCTGGACGCGGGGGGCGGGCTGGAGGCCGCGCTCCCGCTCGCCGGGATCCTGTACGTCACCGGCCGGGGCGAGGAGGGCGAGGCGCTGCTGGAGTCGGTGGCCGCGTCCCCGGCCGACCGTCCCCGCACCGACCGGGAGCGTTCCAGGTACGCCACGACCCGCGCGCTCGGGCTCGTCCTCGCGCTCGGGCGCGGCGATGACGCGCTGCGCCTGCTGGACGAGGCGAGGGCGGGCATGACCGGCCGTGTCGAGCTGCGGGACATCGACCTGCTCGGCGCCCGCGTCCACCTGCTCCTCGGCGAGTTCGCGCAGGCCCGGGAGGCGCTCGGCCGCGTCCGGTCGTCCGGGCGGCTGCGCGAGGACCAGGCCGTCCACGCCATCGCGGCCGAGTGCCTGGAGACGGCGCACGCCGGGCGGACGGGGGAGTGCCTGCGGCTGGCCGGGGGGCTGCCTCGCGGCGCGGCCGGGCCGCGCCACGAGGTCTCGGTGGTGGAGCTCGACATCGCCTGCGCCCGGATGTCGGCCCTGCTGTTCTCGGGCGCGGCGGGCCGTGCCGAGACGGCGGGCCGCGGCATGATCGAACGCTTCGCCGGCTACGGCGAGTGGGACCTCGGCGTCGCCGGGCTCCTCGGTCACCGGGCGCAGGTCCAGCGGGCCCGCGGGGCCGTCCAGGACGCGCTGCGCTCCTGCCGGGAGGGCGTCGCCCGCCTCGGCGCCGGGTCCGGCGACGGGCGCACCGGGTTCGCGGGCCTGTGCCACGGCGAGATGGCGCACTCCGCCGCGCTGCTCGGCGACCTGCCCGCGGCCGAGCGGGCGCTGGCCGAGGCGGCGCGGCGGACGCTGCCCACCTACTACCTGGTCGACTTCCCGCACCGGCTTGCCGGGACGTGGGTGACGCTGCTGCGCGACGGCGCCTCCGCCGCCCGCGACGCCGCGCTCGCCACGGCCGCCGAGGCCGCCGCGCGGGGCATGCACGGCTACGAGATGTTCGCGCTGCACGACGCCGTCCGGCTGGGCGACCCCGGGCGGGCAGCCGCGCGCCTCGCCGAGCTGGCCGTGCGGGTGGACGGGCCGCTCGTGCGGGCCTGCGCCCGGCACGCCGCGTCCGCCGTCGCCCGGGACGGGGACGCGCTCGACGCGGTCGCCGAGGACTTCGCGGGGATGGGGCTGCTCCTGCACGCCGCCGAGGCCGCCGCGATGGCCGCCCGCGCGCACCGGCGCGCCGGCGCCGCCCGCGCGTCCCAGGCGTCGGAGATCCGGGCGTGGGGCCTCGCGCGGCACTGCCAGGGCGCCCGCACGCCCGCGCTCACGGGCCTCGCGGCGCCGGGGCTCACCGAGCGGCAGCTGGAGGTCGCGCGACTCGCCGCGCAGGGCCTCGGGAACCGGGAGATCGCCGAGCGGCTCGTGCTGTCGGTCCGGACGGTCGCCAACCACCTCGGCGCGGTCTACGAACGGCTCGGCGTCCGTGACCGCGGCGACCTGCCCGCCGCGCTCACCCGGGACGGCCCTCCGGCGGGTCCGCAGGTAGAACGCCCGCGGCGAGACCGACGTCCCGGGATTTGA
- a CDS encoding CbtA family protein, giving the protein MMRSLLVRGMLVGLAAAAAALLIAWLYGEPQVGHAIAFEEAKAHAAHEGHEPEVVSRTVQKTSGLITAMAVYGVALGGLFSIAFAFAHGRLGNLGARATAALVALAGFVAIELVPFLKYPATPPAVGDPESIGSRTALYFGMVALGLLATIAAVIVCLRLVPRLGAWNATIASVLGFAVVVGVVYRLTPKPDAIPEHFPATVLWDFRIASLGVQLVLWATIGLLFGYLTERAFARRPSGAAVPAGA; this is encoded by the coding sequence ATGATGAGATCTCTGCTGGTCCGCGGCATGCTCGTCGGTCTCGCCGCCGCGGCCGCCGCGCTGCTGATCGCCTGGCTCTACGGCGAGCCGCAGGTCGGCCACGCCATCGCGTTCGAGGAGGCCAAGGCGCACGCCGCGCACGAGGGGCACGAGCCGGAGGTGGTGAGCCGGACCGTCCAGAAGACGTCCGGGCTGATCACGGCGATGGCGGTGTACGGGGTGGCGCTCGGCGGGCTGTTCTCGATCGCGTTCGCGTTCGCCCACGGGCGGCTCGGGAACCTCGGCGCCCGCGCCACGGCGGCCCTGGTCGCCCTGGCCGGGTTCGTGGCGATCGAGCTCGTCCCGTTCCTGAAGTACCCGGCGACGCCGCCCGCGGTCGGCGACCCCGAGTCCATCGGGAGCCGGACGGCGCTGTACTTCGGCATGGTCGCGCTGGGGCTGCTGGCCACCATCGCCGCGGTGATCGTGTGCCTGCGGCTGGTCCCGCGGCTCGGCGCCTGGAACGCGACGATCGCGTCCGTCCTCGGGTTCGCGGTGGTGGTCGGGGTGGTCTACCGGCTCACGCCGAAGCCCGACGCCATCCCTGAGCATTTCCCGGCCACCGTCCTCTGGGACTTCCGGATCGCCTCGCTGGGCGTCCAGCTCGTCCTGTGGGCGACGATCGGGCTGCTGTTCGGGTACCTCACCGAACGGGCGTTCGCGCGCCGTCCGTCCGGCGCCGCGGTCCCCGCCGGCGCCTGA
- a CDS encoding (2Fe-2S)-binding protein → MLLAEPSEVVDALREAARLGPYFEIVTEPAEEADPTWRPFPERDRDRLMDLTAKYAERLGTGERRVAASILFQGLASRLWSPMVAAAARGVVPDLSGLHWRWAPGAPVALWLARPSGWRAASVRETAGLLHREVVTGQLGPLRETMLTFVGLADGLLWGNAASALAGSLNVGPPSPERAALVREVLAREPLAGTGAFEAGGFVRRNCCLYYRVPPGGEMCGDCALLPGRPARR, encoded by the coding sequence ATGCTCCTCGCCGAGCCCTCCGAGGTCGTGGACGCGCTGCGTGAGGCCGCGCGGCTCGGGCCCTACTTCGAGATCGTCACCGAGCCCGCCGAGGAGGCGGACCCGACCTGGCGGCCGTTCCCCGAACGGGACCGCGACCGGCTCATGGACCTCACCGCCAAGTACGCCGAACGGCTCGGGACCGGTGAACGGCGTGTCGCCGCGTCCATCCTGTTCCAGGGGCTCGCGTCGCGGCTGTGGTCGCCCATGGTCGCGGCGGCGGCGCGCGGTGTCGTTCCCGACCTGTCCGGGCTGCACTGGCGCTGGGCGCCCGGCGCGCCCGTGGCGCTGTGGCTCGCCCGGCCCTCCGGATGGCGGGCCGCGAGTGTGCGGGAGACCGCTGGGCTGCTCCACCGCGAGGTCGTCACCGGGCAGCTCGGGCCGCTGCGCGAGACGATGCTCACCTTCGTCGGCCTGGCGGACGGCCTGCTCTGGGGCAACGCGGCGTCGGCGCTCGCCGGGTCCCTGAACGTCGGCCCGCCCTCGCCGGAACGCGCCGCCCTCGTCCGCGAGGTGCTCGCCCGTGAGCCGCTCGCCGGGACGGGCGCGTTCGAGGCGGGCGGCTTCGTCCGCCGCAACTGCTGCCTGTACTACCGGGTGCCGCCGGGCGGCGAGATGTGCGGCGACTGCGCCCTGCTGCCCGGCCGGCCGGCCCGCCGCTGA